A DNA window from Candidatus Saccharibacteria bacterium oral taxon 955 contains the following coding sequences:
- a CDS encoding methyltransferase domain-containing protein — MYIAILGRQPALGIAELERLYGLESVRWFSDISVTISTPKFDLDILGGTKKAGRVVAELSGDWRRVGIEIVRTYLDAWSRHEGKITLGISAYGFKSTARDIQKTGLALKSKLKEKGVSLRLIPNAELALNTATSHHNKLGLSNNHVELLVVRSASGKVIVAESIGAQNITAYARRDRDRPRRDAFVGMLPPKLAQLMINLAIGESRFDGDTQNKHILDPFCGTGTVLQEALLRGYSVYGTDLSQKMIDYTIENLSWLQKTHKNIGTILSIRQGDATNFQWVEANFLSAVICETYLGQPFSAPPRPEKLQEVIKNCNHIISEFLKNLAPQLKSGTSLCIAVPAWHDGHRHFTHLPLINQLEKLGYTQVTLKNIRNEQLLYYRENQVVARELLILKKA, encoded by the coding sequence ATGTACATCGCTATACTTGGTCGCCAACCTGCCCTAGGCATCGCCGAACTTGAACGGCTCTATGGACTAGAGTCTGTTCGGTGGTTTTCCGATATCAGCGTAACTATTTCCACACCCAAATTTGACCTGGACATTCTCGGTGGAACCAAAAAAGCTGGTCGTGTTGTTGCCGAACTATCTGGCGACTGGCGTCGCGTCGGCATAGAGATTGTCCGCACCTATCTCGACGCCTGGAGTAGACACGAAGGCAAAATTACACTTGGTATCAGTGCTTACGGATTCAAATCTACCGCACGCGACATCCAGAAAACCGGCCTAGCACTCAAGTCAAAACTAAAAGAAAAAGGCGTCAGTCTTCGCTTAATTCCAAATGCTGAACTGGCCCTAAACACCGCAACCAGCCACCACAACAAACTGGGATTGTCGAATAATCATGTCGAACTATTGGTAGTTCGCTCGGCTAGCGGTAAGGTAATCGTCGCCGAAAGTATAGGTGCGCAGAATATCACCGCCTACGCTCGACGCGACCGCGATCGCCCACGCCGTGATGCTTTTGTAGGTATGCTACCTCCAAAACTAGCCCAACTCATGATCAATCTAGCTATTGGTGAGTCACGATTTGACGGCGACACACAAAACAAACATATTCTAGACCCATTTTGTGGAACTGGTACAGTCCTCCAGGAAGCTCTTCTCAGGGGCTACTCCGTCTACGGCACCGACCTCAGTCAAAAGATGATTGACTACACCATCGAAAACCTATCCTGGCTCCAAAAGACCCACAAAAACATTGGCACAATATTGTCTATTCGCCAAGGCGATGCCACTAATTTTCAGTGGGTAGAGGCCAACTTCCTAAGCGCCGTAATCTGTGAGACCTACCTCGGACAACCGTTCTCAGCACCGCCAAGACCCGAAAAACTTCAAGAAGTTATCAAAAACTGCAACCATATTATCAGTGAATTTCTCAAAAACCTCGCTCCACAACTAAAATCAGGTACCTCGTTATGCATCGCCGTACCCGCCTGGCACGACGGACATCGCCACTTCACCCACCTGCCACTAATCAATCAGCTCGAAAAGCTCGGCTACACTCAGGTCACCCTAAAAAATATTCGTAACGAACAACTTCTCTACTATCGGGAGAACCAAGTTGTCGCCCGAGAGCTACTTATCCTCAAAAAGGCTTGA
- a CDS encoding flippase-like domain-containing protein — MKKLSLRTWISILTFVLIGVILFFSRKELIRAWELIGKVDPWILALLVPVIIAGYLASGEMVFSYLRQKHLIKDVSMWTQARISLELNFVNHILPSGGVSGISYMNWRLARYGVPIGRATMAQVLRYVAGFASLIALLAIAVFVVTIDGHLNRWIILMSSTLVTVMVFVTIGGMYLMGDPQRMHRVAQRISRFCNKIVRKVTFGRVEQVIKPSKLVEFLDDMSDDYQSMMRDKRVLLQPFLWGLFFTITEVAIFWIVFWSLGSPVNPAPILIAYGLASLAAFAIVTPGGAGAYEAIMVFVLAVAGMPQGEAIAGIVLTRAIVLAVTIIIGWVFYQRVVMKYGKRPDANI, encoded by the coding sequence ATGAAGAAGCTATCGCTAAGGACGTGGATTAGCATTTTGACATTTGTGCTGATCGGCGTGATATTGTTCTTTTCCCGCAAGGAGTTAATTCGTGCGTGGGAACTGATCGGAAAAGTGGACCCCTGGATACTAGCTCTACTGGTACCAGTTATAATCGCTGGATATCTTGCGTCGGGAGAGATGGTGTTTTCGTATCTTCGCCAGAAACATCTCATAAAAGATGTAAGTATGTGGACGCAAGCGCGCATTTCACTTGAATTAAACTTTGTAAACCATATTCTTCCTAGTGGTGGCGTCAGTGGTATCTCCTATATGAACTGGCGGTTGGCGCGCTACGGCGTGCCAATTGGGCGTGCGACGATGGCACAGGTACTGCGCTATGTAGCGGGATTTGCTAGTTTGATTGCACTACTCGCTATTGCGGTCTTCGTCGTTACGATTGATGGACATCTAAATCGGTGGATTATTTTGATGAGCTCCACGCTTGTAACGGTGATGGTTTTTGTGACGATTGGCGGAATGTATCTTATGGGTGATCCACAGCGTATGCATCGTGTCGCGCAGCGGATATCGCGTTTTTGCAACAAAATCGTTCGTAAGGTGACATTTGGTCGAGTCGAGCAAGTTATTAAGCCGTCGAAGCTAGTTGAGTTTCTTGACGATATGTCAGACGATTACCAGAGTATGATGCGCGACAAGAGGGTGCTATTACAGCCGTTTTTGTGGGGCCTGTTCTTTACTATTACAGAGGTGGCGATATTCTGGATCGTTTTTTGGTCGCTTGGATCGCCGGTGAATCCTGCGCCTATTCTGATTGCTTATGGTCTAGCGAGTCTTGCGGCATTTGCAATCGTTACGCCAGGTGGCGCGGGGGCGTATGAGGCTATTATGGTGTTTGTACTAGCAGTTGCGGGCATGCCGCAGGGTGAGGCGATTGCCGGAATTGTGCTTACTCGGGCGATTGTCCTCGCAGTAACGATTATTATCGGATGGGTATTTTATCAACGAGTGGTTATGAAGTATGGTAAGCGACCAGACGCCAATATTTAA
- the xseA gene encoding exodeoxyribonuclease VII large subunit, whose protein sequence is MVSDQTPIFNVSDFVASLNQTLEYAYPIVEIEGEVANFKINQGKWVFFDLKDETTSVGCFMSLYNLRVQVEDGMKVLVRASPKVTQWGKFSLTIQSIRPSGEGSIKKSFELLKAKLEKEGLFAAERKRTLPEIPNYVGVISSVQAAGYADFVKIIDERWGGLRVDVAHTQVQGASAADQIIRAIKYFNEKEVLPEVLVIIRGGGSADDLNVFNDELLVREIASSRIPTLVGVGHEIDKTLADLAADVRAATPSNAAQILVPDRRELVASLRHLVGRILLRMEQFVTDIDDESKQLLRHGLSMLNARADILLNQVVTQRQVLVAYDPRAVLKRGYAMIRGQAIPGKCITIERRQDTIIAEVKDVSRK, encoded by the coding sequence ATGGTAAGCGACCAGACGCCAATATTTAATGTTAGCGATTTTGTCGCCAGCCTTAATCAGACGCTTGAATACGCGTATCCAATCGTTGAGATTGAGGGCGAAGTAGCTAATTTTAAGATTAATCAGGGTAAGTGGGTATTTTTTGACCTGAAAGACGAAACGACTAGCGTCGGGTGTTTTATGTCGCTTTACAACCTGCGAGTTCAGGTTGAGGACGGCATGAAAGTCCTGGTTCGGGCGTCGCCAAAAGTTACTCAGTGGGGAAAATTTAGCCTGACGATTCAGTCGATTCGTCCAAGTGGCGAGGGAAGTATTAAAAAAAGTTTTGAGCTATTGAAAGCAAAGCTTGAAAAAGAAGGACTATTTGCCGCAGAGCGAAAGCGAACTCTGCCAGAGATTCCAAATTATGTTGGTGTAATCAGTAGCGTGCAGGCGGCTGGGTATGCGGATTTTGTCAAAATTATTGATGAACGTTGGGGCGGATTGCGAGTAGACGTCGCACACACCCAAGTTCAGGGGGCTAGCGCGGCTGATCAGATCATTCGAGCGATCAAGTATTTCAACGAGAAAGAGGTTCTACCTGAGGTGCTGGTGATTATTCGTGGCGGGGGTAGTGCTGATGATCTGAATGTATTTAACGATGAGTTGCTAGTACGCGAGATTGCTTCCAGCCGTATTCCAACGCTAGTTGGGGTGGGGCATGAGATTGATAAGACGCTTGCTGATCTGGCGGCTGATGTTCGGGCGGCAACGCCAAGTAACGCTGCCCAGATTCTCGTACCAGACAGGCGCGAACTTGTTGCTTCACTTCGCCATCTAGTCGGTCGTATATTGCTTCGCATGGAGCAGTTTGTGACGGACATTGATGATGAATCTAAGCAACTGTTGCGTCATGGTCTAAGTATGCTGAATGCGCGAGCCGATATTCTGCTCAATCAGGTGGTGACACAGCGCCAGGTGCTAGTAGCTTATGACCCTAGAGCGGTTTTAAAACGTGGATATGCAATGATCCGCGGACAGGCTATACCTGGTAAGTGTATCACTATTGAGCGACGGCAGGACACTATAATAGCGGAGGTAAAAGATGTCTCAAGAAAATAA
- a CDS encoding methyltransferase domain-containing protein gives MWFWVVLGVVIVTIGFVAFTGAPYVPSKRSDLKKAFTKLYKLSPGDVLVDIGSGDGVVLREASRLGARVVGYEIHPILVAVSKWLSRHDSRVSVKLANFWKTQLPDNVTIVYVFGEDRDIHKMFEYVQQESNRLEREIMLMSYAFEVNGAKLVKSLGAHHLYQVAPLQ, from the coding sequence ATGTGGTTTTGGGTTGTTCTCGGAGTAGTTATTGTCACAATTGGGTTTGTGGCATTTACGGGGGCACCGTATGTTCCGTCAAAGAGGTCTGACCTCAAAAAAGCCTTTACCAAGCTATATAAACTGTCTCCTGGGGATGTGCTGGTTGATATTGGCTCTGGTGACGGGGTCGTACTTCGTGAGGCGAGTCGGCTCGGTGCGCGGGTAGTGGGGTATGAGATTCATCCGATTCTTGTAGCCGTCTCAAAGTGGCTCTCTCGCCATGATTCACGTGTTTCGGTGAAATTAGCCAATTTTTGGAAAACTCAACTACCAGATAACGTGACGATTGTCTACGTATTTGGTGAAGACCGGGATATCCATAAAATGTTTGAATATGTCCAACAGGAGTCTAATCGGTTGGAGCGCGAGATTATGCTCATGAGCTATGCATTTGAGGTGAATGGGGCGAAGCTGGTGAAATCACTCGGAGCACATCATCTCTACCAGGTTGCTCCTTTACAATAA
- a CDS encoding response regulator has product MAGRVLIVDDDVWFADQLARTVKKAGYRATCVRNGVEAMIEIDSARPDVIVLDFFMPGPNGLVLLHELQSHSDLATIPVILCTNIASDIKSDTLEQYGVRCVLDKTAMEPSDVVTAVRKVLL; this is encoded by the coding sequence ATGGCGGGGCGTGTACTGATCGTTGATGATGACGTATGGTTTGCTGATCAACTTGCTCGAACGGTAAAAAAGGCAGGCTACAGAGCGACATGTGTGCGTAATGGTGTCGAGGCTATGATAGAGATTGACTCTGCGCGTCCAGATGTCATAGTTCTGGACTTTTTCATGCCTGGGCCGAACGGGCTGGTTTTGTTGCATGAACTGCAATCCCATAGTGATCTTGCAACCATTCCGGTTATACTTTGCACTAATATAGCGTCAGATATCAAGTCGGACACCCTAGAGCAGTATGGGGTGAGGTGCGTGCTCGACAAAACAGCTATGGAGCCATCAGATGTTGTTACGGCAGTTCGAAAGGTGCTTCTATGA
- the recO gene encoding DNA repair protein RecO: protein MSVERTRAIVLRRTNYGEADRILRLLTPLGQRSVMAKGVRREKSKLAGGIELFAISDVVINTGKGDLGILTSTQLVHFYRYILEDYDRLQFGYEAINLVSRASESIDEPEWYGVLSEVYMGLDAMSIPLQLTQSWFYLHYAELTGYELNLSVDVSGQPLSSDKTYMYDINERGLRRADQGEISADHIKLLRILMTKPIESAAQIGGIASVLPDVWLITRQHASV from the coding sequence ATGAGCGTTGAGCGCACTAGGGCGATCGTGCTCAGACGAACCAATTATGGTGAGGCTGATCGTATTTTGCGTCTACTTACACCACTGGGTCAACGCAGCGTGATGGCGAAAGGTGTCCGACGAGAGAAAAGTAAGCTCGCTGGAGGGATAGAATTATTTGCGATTAGCGATGTGGTGATTAACACAGGTAAGGGTGACCTGGGTATTCTTACCTCAACCCAACTTGTGCATTTTTATCGATACATTCTCGAAGATTACGATCGCTTACAGTTTGGATACGAGGCAATTAACCTCGTATCGAGGGCGAGCGAAAGTATTGATGAGCCAGAGTGGTATGGTGTGCTGAGTGAAGTATATATGGGGTTAGATGCCATGAGCATACCTCTACAGTTAACTCAAAGTTGGTTTTATCTCCACTATGCAGAGCTGACTGGGTATGAACTGAATCTGTCGGTTGATGTTTCTGGTCAGCCACTGTCAAGTGACAAAACGTACATGTATGACATAAATGAGCGGGGATTACGTCGGGCCGACCAGGGTGAGATAAGCGCCGATCACATTAAACTTTTGCGTATATTGATGACAAAACCGATCGAATCGGCTGCTCAAATTGGTGGTATTGCATCGGTACTGCCGGATGTTTGGCTCATTACTCGTCAGCACGCTTCTGTTTAG
- a CDS encoding NUDIX domain-containing protein — MSKTTKGHIIKQNLDGTDHLDCLYRISLKALIYNEAGHILVVKEIDRTYWDLPGGGMDFGETIESSLKRELYEEVGYKGGLRYQLFDASDEMYIERIDANQICFYCRVWPENFDFAPGEEGDEVMFINPEELLLQKSEVDAPARAYRTHMKWQELYNKQ, encoded by the coding sequence ATGTCAAAAACCACCAAAGGACATATCATCAAGCAGAATCTAGATGGTACGGATCATCTGGATTGTTTGTATCGCATTTCGCTCAAAGCATTGATTTATAACGAGGCTGGGCACATTTTGGTTGTCAAAGAAATTGATCGGACGTATTGGGATTTGCCTGGTGGTGGTATGGATTTTGGCGAGACGATTGAGTCGTCGCTGAAACGCGAGTTGTACGAAGAGGTTGGCTACAAGGGCGGTTTGCGTTATCAGCTTTTTGACGCGTCGGATGAGATGTATATTGAGCGGATTGATGCTAATCAAATCTGTTTTTATTGCCGTGTCTGGCCGGAGAATTTTGACTTTGCGCCAGGTGAAGAGGGTGATGAAGTAATGTTTATTAACCCTGAGGAGTTATTACTTCAGAAAAGCGAGGTTGACGCGCCAGCTCGAGCGTATAGAACTCATATGAAATGGCAGGAACTATATAATAAGCAGTAA
- a CDS encoding histidine phosphatase family protein — MTKLTNGHLVARDSVGVTRHGQDEDNVRGILNGHRNLPLTDLGRQQAQQLAQRIRDRELVFDVVYVSPLDRALETAAIVATELGLAEPIVHDDLIERNFGIMTGRPAADVEEMCAPDIIKTENVTYFLRPDGAETFPDLLARGQRVLDSMACPTP, encoded by the coding sequence ATGACAAAACTTACCAACGGACATCTCGTTGCACGAGATTCAGTTGGAGTAACTCGCCACGGCCAAGATGAAGACAATGTGCGTGGGATTTTGAATGGTCATCGCAACCTGCCGCTGACTGATTTGGGGCGTCAGCAGGCGCAGCAATTGGCGCAGCGCATCAGGGATAGGGAGCTGGTTTTTGACGTGGTGTACGTGTCGCCACTTGATCGGGCTCTCGAGACGGCAGCAATTGTGGCGACGGAGCTGGGTCTTGCCGAGCCGATAGTTCACGATGATTTAATCGAGCGTAATTTTGGCATTATGACCGGTAGGCCGGCCGCTGATGTTGAGGAAATGTGTGCGCCGGACATCATCAAAACAGAAAACGTGACCTATTTTTTACGTCCTGATGGCGCTGAGACGTTTCCTGATTTATTAGCTCGTGGCCAGCGGGTGCTTGATTCTATGGCGTGTCCGACACCCTGA